A window of the Acipenser ruthenus chromosome 30, fAciRut3.2 maternal haplotype, whole genome shotgun sequence genome harbors these coding sequences:
- the LOC117966003 gene encoding G-protein coupled receptor 61-like has translation MELPASNASQAIGNASELDLYLQTSQQLSARPGNSSLPSQEGGVVSESIALFFMLLIDLVAVVGNIAVMTVIAKTPQLRKFVFVFHLCLVDLLAALILMPLGMLSSSALFERAFFSETLCRGYLFLSVCFISVVILSISAINIERYYYVVHPMRYEVKMTVSLVVSVLVCVWIKAIVMSVVPLLGWSSQGSLQVNGHCSLQWNGGNRKLFIVFFSLFYFLCPVLIILVVYCSMFKVARVAAMHHGPLPTWMDTPRQRSESLSSRSTMVTGSEAARTTPQRAFGGGKAAVILAAVGGQFLFCWLPYFSFHLYSALATAEPAPAAQLENVVTWIGFFCFTSNPFFYGCLNRQIRGELSKLLTCFFKRSPEEDRLPSREASIEENFLQFLQGTGCNLENGNPNSTSSPKRDPQQQQIPIDFRIPGQIVEETSEFMDQHPLNSDLTISDNCIRTMPSAKPEV, from the coding sequence ATGGAGCTTCCAGCTTCGAACGCGTCACAGGCCATCGGGAATGCCTCTGAGCTGGACTTGTATCTCCAGACCTCCCAGCAGCTCTCGGCACGCCCCGGCAACTCCTCCCTGCCCTCCCAGGAAGGTGGCGTGGTCTCCGAGTCCATAGCTCTCTTCTTCATGCTGCTCATTGACTTGGTGGCCGTGGTGGGCAACATTGCGGTGATGACCGTCATCGCCAAGACCCCGCAGCTGAGGAAGTTTGTCTTCGTGTTCCACCTGTGCCTGGTGGACCTTCTGGCTGCACTGATTCTGATGCCCCTGGGGATGCTCTCCAGCTCCGCCCTGTTTGAACGAGCCTTCTTCAGCGAGACCCTGTGCAGGGGCTACCTCTTTCTGAGCGTCTGCTTCATCAGCGTGGTCATCCTGTCCATCTCCGCCATCAACATTGAGCGCTACTACTACGTCGTGCACCCCATGCGCTACGAGGTCAAGATGACCGTCAGCCTGGTGGTCTCTGTGCTGGTCTGCGTCTGGATCAAAGCCATTGTTATGTCCGTAGTCCCTCTGCTGGGCTGGAGCTCCCAAGGATCCTTGCAGGTCAACGGGCATTGCTCACTGCAGTGGAACGGAGGGAACCGGAAGCTCTTTATCGTGTTTTTCAGCCTCTTCTATTTCCTCTGCCCGGTTCTCATTATCTTGGTGGTGTACTGCAGCATGTTTAAAGTAGCCAGGGTGGCTGCCATGCACCACGGACCCCTCCCGACGTGGATGGACACTCCCCGTCAGAGATCCGAGTCCCTCAGTAGCAGGTCGACCATGGTCACCGGCTCTGAGGCGGCAAGGACCACCCCCCAGCGGGCGTTCGGAGGGGGCAAGGCAGCTGTGATCCTGGCGGCCGTGGGGGGCCAGTTCCTCTTCTGCTGGCTGCCCTACTTCTCCTTCCACCTCTACTCCGCCCTGGCCACGGCCGAACCAGCTCCGGCCGCCCAGCTGGAGAACGTCGTCACCTGGATCGGCTTCTTCTGCTTCACCTCCAACCCGTTCTTCTACGGCTGCCTGAACCGGCAGATCCGCGGGGAGCTCAGCAAGCTCCTCACCTGCTTCTTCAAGCGCTCCCCGGAGGAGGACAGGCTGCCCAGCAGGGAAGCCTCCATCGAGGAGAACTTCCTCCAGTTTCTGCAAGGCACCGGCTGCAACCTGGAGAACGGCAACCCCAACAGCACCTCCAGCCCCAAGCGGGACCCTCAGCAGCAGCAGATACCTATTGATTTCAGGATACCAGGACAGATCGTGGAGGAAACCTCAGAGTTCATGGATCAGCACCCTCTCAACAGTGACCTAACCATATCGGACAACTGCATAAGAACCATGCCTTCTGCTAAGCCAGAGGTGTAA
- the LOC117965962 gene encoding acrosin-like codes for MKLLVFSIFFLAQSLAEDLIKCGTQKEGLQVGEKMEGGLQAKVGAWPWQVSLLKTSDLELFCGGSILNKYWVITAAHCFKPRNIEEPGTIKVGLGVHQLDKPKEWTVYKSPKNIFVDERFDPAKGKHDIAMLQMREPMEFGDYVRPVCFPDNSTFAPEEWVSCHVTGWRFVNGGKADEPRVLRQAPTRLIPSKTCNQSDWYNGTVDEGNFCAGWAGQCQGDGGGPLVCLLPNSERWILIGIMSWGTGCNLPKRPVIYTSTKHNLDWVRMTMEESRRGSDLKEFGSESEIRTRMLSSKARIRSGCGVFGTLLLNLSSFIPVLLIG; via the coding sequence ATGAAGCTCCTAGTTTTTAGCATCTTTTTCCTGGCACAGTCATTGGCTGAAGACTTGATAAAGTGCGGGACGCAGAAGGAAGGCCTGCAAGTGGGAGAGAAGATGGAGGGGGGCCTTCAGGCCAAGGTCGGGGCATGGCCTTGGCAAGTCTCCCTCCTGAAGACGTCCGACTTGGAGCTGTTCTGCGGGGGCTCCATCCTGAACAAGTACTGGGTCATCACGGCAGCCCACTGCTTCAAACCGAGGAACATCGAGGAGCCCGGGACGATCAAAGTGGGCCTTGGGGTCCACCAGCTGGATAAACCCAAAGAGTGGACGGTGTACAAGAGCCCAAAAAACATCTTCGTGGACGAGCGCTTCGACCCCGCCAAGGGGAAGCACGACATCGCCATGCTGCAGATGAGGGAGCCCATGGAGTTCGGGGACTATGTCAGGCCTGTGTGCTTCCCAGACAACAGCACCTTCGCTCCGGAGGAGTGGGTGTCCTGCCACGTGACGGGCTGGCGCTTCGTCAATGGGGGCAAGGCGGACGAACCCAGAGTCCTCCGCCAGGCACCCACCCGCCTGATCCCTAGCAAGACCTGCAACCAGTCCGACTGGTACAACGGCACGGTCGACGAGGGCAACTTCTGCGCCGGCTGGGCGGGCCAGTGCCAAGGGGACGGCGGGGGCCCCTTGGTGTGCCTCCTGCCCAATTCCGAACGCTGGATCCTGATCGGGATCATGAGCTGGGGAACGGGCTGCAATCTGCCCAAGAGGCCCGTCATCTATACTTCCACCAAGCACAACCTGGACTGGGTGAGGATGACCATGGAAGAAAGCAGGAGAGGATCCGATCTGAAAGAGTTTGGCTCCGAATCAGAAATCAGAACCAGAATGCTTTCCTCCAAGGCACGGATCCGCAGTGGATGTGGCGTCTTCGGGACCCTGCTTCTCAACCTGAGCTCCTTCATCCCGGTTCTTCTGATTGGATAA
- the LOC117966022 gene encoding guanine nucleotide-binding protein G(i) subunit alpha-3, whose translation MGCTLSVEDKAAAERSKMIDKNLREDGEKASREVKLLLLGAGESGKSTIVKQMKIIHEDGYSEEECKQYKVVVYSNTIQSIIAIIRAMGRLQIDFGDPTRADDARQLFALAGTAEEGIMSAELAGVIKRLWQDEGVQACFNRSREYQLNDSASYYLNDLDRISETSYIPTQQDVLRTRVKTTGIVETHFTFKDLYFKMFDVGGQRSERKKWIHCFEGVTAIIFCVALSDYDLVLAEDEEMNRMHESMKLFDSICNNKWFTDTSIILFLNKKDLFEEKITRSSLTICYPEYAGSSTYEEAAAYIQCQFEDLNRRKDTKEIYTHFTCATDTKNVQFVFDAVTDVIIKNNLKECGLY comes from the exons atgggtTGCACGCTGAGCGTCGAAGACAAGGCGGCGGCGGAGAGGAGCAAGATGATTGACAAGAATTTGAGAGAAGACGGCGAGAAAGCGTCTCGGGAGGTGAAACTTTTGTTGCTGG gTGCTGGAGAGTCTGGGAAAAGTACCATCGTGAAGCAGATGAA AATTATTCATGAAGATGGATATTCAGAGGAGGAATGTAAGCAGTACAAAGTGGTTGTGTACAGCAACACAATTCAGTCTATTATTGCAATAATCCGAGCCATGGGAAGACTACAGATAGACTTTGGAGACCCGACACGAGCG GACGATGCCCGGCAGTTGTTTGCGCTGGCAGGGACTGCCGAGGAGGGGATTATGAGTGCTGAACTGGCTGGTGTAATAAAGAGGCTATGGCAAGATGAGGGCGTCCAGGCCTGTTTTAACAGATCCAGAGAATACCAGCTCAACGACTCTGCATCTTA tTACCTCAATGACTTGGACAGAATTTCCGAAACAAGTTACATCCCAACACAACAAGATGTGCTCCGAACCAGGGTGAAAACCACAGGCATAGTCGAGACTCACTTCACTTTCAAGGACCTGTACTTCAA GATGTTTGACGTTGGTGGCCAGCGATCTGAGCGGAAGAAGTGGATTCATTGCTTTGAAGGAGTCACGGCCATCATATTCTGCGTAGCACTCAGTGACTATGACCTTGTTCTTGCAGAGGATGAAGAAATG AATCGCATGCATGAGAGCATGAAGCTGTTTGACAGCATCTGCAATAACAAGTGGTTTACAGATACCTCTATAATCCTCTTCCTGAACAAGAAGGACCTTTTTGAGGAAAAGATCACGAGAAGTTCCCTTACCATCTGCTACCCCGAATATGCAG gtTCCAGCACTTACGAAGAAGCGGCTGCATACATTCAGTGCCAGTTTGAAGACCTCAACAGGCGAAAAGATACGAAGGAAATCTACACTCATTTCACCTGCGCCACAGACACGAAAAATGTGCAGTTTGTGTTTGATGCCGTGACTGATGTCATCATCAAAAACAACTTGAAAGAATGTGGACTTTACTGA